A window of the Planococcus citri chromosome 4, ihPlaCitr1.1, whole genome shotgun sequence genome harbors these coding sequences:
- the LOC135843083 gene encoding fez family zinc finger protein 2-like, which translates to MNQIDCLRPPMKEIEEEYGKKQSTKCSINSKTLTFSIARIMEPDKKPKNCFYYKCPYMLPNDTNNEKFNPSVVQPNDQWQYPLVFYYPSNFNMFDFENLKSSSYNYEDTNTYCNERKENLDQFSISLLKRSSQQQNEKPTSVSSGGGGDNKSVNNKKNSTEQFLKPKTYTCQDCGKTFNAHYNLTRHMPVHTGARPFVCKVCGKGFRQASTLCRHKIIHTEEKPHTCTTCGKAFNRSSTLNTHTRIHAGVKPFTCEYCGKGFHQKGNYKNHKLTHTGVKAYKCSVCNKAFHQIYNLTFHMHTHNEQKPFTCDICGKGFCRNFDLKKHMRKLHDQNTSKNSRQYYQNSNDSSPVIPAFRSSYAHAIIVPSFST; encoded by the exons ATGAATCAAATCGACTGTTTAAGACCACCGATGAAAGAAATAGAAGAAGAATACGGTAAAAAGCAATCGACGAAATGTTCGATAAATTCGAAAACTCTCACATTTTCCATCGCTCGAATAATGGAACCGgataaaaaaccgaaaaactgTTTCTACTACAAATGTCCTTACATGCTACCGAACGATACGAATAACGAGAAATTCAATCCTTCCGTAGTCCAACCAAACGACCAATGGCAATACCCGCTCGTATTCTACTATCCTAGCAATTTCAACATGTTCGATTTCGAGAACCTCAAGTCTTCATCTTATAATTACGAAGACACGAACACCTATTGCAACGAACGCAAAGAGAACCTAgatcaattttccatttctttgtTGAAAAGATCATCGCAGCAACAGAATGAAAAACCAACGAGCGTTTCTAGCGGCGGTGGTGGTGATAATAAAAGTGttaataataagaaaaataGTACCGAGCAGTTTTTAAAACCTAAAACGTACACGTGCCAAGATTGCGGCAAAACGTTTAACGCCCATTATAATCTTACTAGACATATGCCAGTTCACACAGGGGCAAGACCATTTGTTTGTAAAGTATGCGGTAAAGGGTTCCGACAAGCATCCACGCTTTGTCGACATAAAATTATACACACCGAAGAGAAACCTCATACCTGTACAACGTGTGGAAAAGCTTTCAATAGGAGTTCTACCCTTAATACCCATACCAGAATTCACGCCGGTGTTAAACCATTCACTTGCGAGTATTGTGGAAAAGGATTCCATCAAAAAG gtaacTATAAAAACCACAAACTGACCCACACAGGAGTAAAAGCTTACAAGTGCTCGGTATGTAATAAAGCTTTCCACCAAATATACAACTTGACATTCCATATGCATACGCATAACGAACAAAAACCATTCACTTGTGACATCTGCGGCAAAGGATTCTGTCgaaatttcgatttaaaaaaacacatgaGAAAATTACACGATCAAAATACTTCTAAAAATAGCAGacaatattatcaaaattccAATGATTCTTCTCCAGTGATACCGGCTTTCAGATCGAGTTATGCTCATGCGATAATTGTGCcatcattttcaacttga
- the LOC135843084 gene encoding ATP synthase mitochondrial F1 complex assembly factor 1 encodes MSILWRNIRSIFATKLSSSVRQITMYPALSKEAVETLGKNPYFDKYAGKLLEKQKVAPEEFSSLLDNLKNEKEKQKQNVASVEETINPLPAGQPRPAGSNPLKTSTKTLNDILKLDKVKNEEPQVIEQMWLEYHKTKDSTIAASVPVNIYETLIQKSKKFPIFLVALPRNQGYEFIMLQFNGNEVHFTPLISYQTHKENAPGCLTLVYYSDLKEEKNLILLRGEYDKNVINAMEAQCLANQIQLYYGENDEKRTKLMERFTNHPDEFQHMDLIGELNTLSI; translated from the exons ATGAGTATTTTATGGCGAAATATTAGATCAATTTTTGCTACCAAACTCTCATCTAGTGTACGACAAATTACCATGTATCCTGCTCTATCCAAAGAAGCTGTCGAAACTCTGGGGAAAAATCCATATTTTGATAAATACGCCGGAAAACTCTTGGAAAAACAGAA AGTTGCTCCGGAAGAATTCAGTTCTTTATTGGATAACTTGAAGAATGAGAAAGAAAAGCAGAAACAGAACGTTGCTTCTGTCGAAGAAACTATAAATCCATTACCTGCCGGTCAGCCACGTCCAGCTGGTTCTAACCCATTGAAGACTAGTACCAAA acTTTGAACgatattttgaaacttgacaaGGTGAAAAATGAAGAACCACAAGTCATAGAACAA ATGTGGTTAGAATACCATAAAACGAAAGATTCTACCATCGCTGCTTCGGTTCCTGTAAATATATATGAAACTTTaattcagaaatcaaaaaaatttcctatc TTTCTAGTTGCATTGCCCAGAAATCAAGGATATGAATTTATCATGCTTCAGTTTAATGGAAATGAAGTTCATTTCACTCCTTTGATTAGTTACCAA acTCACAAAGAAAATGCTCCAGGATGTTTGACTTTAGTTTACTATTCTgatttgaaagaagaaaaaaatcttatatTACTACGCGGTGAATACGATAAAAATGTTATC aATGCCATGGAAGCTCAATGTTTGGCCAATCAAATTCAATTATATTAcggtgaaaatgatgaaaaaagaactaaattgATGGAAAGATTTACCAATCATCCGGATGAATTCCAACACATGGATTTAATTGGAGAACTTAACACGTtatccatttaa
- the LOC135843085 gene encoding uncharacterized protein LOC135843085, producing the protein MDLCYVPPPTDCRRFYTDQFNYHYNYYFNCIMEYQSRLRSTGVTDEDARSARYASRRVREDQPLYKPPQAQDSEGYKSVRESRDRVTAIPKSRKLHSSSKIKSSSRDLRDRIGSKRSCEPEPDRVPYQPERIVIKPKIECSTPFEDYDPEQSDSNEIETEERDFNLNNRNAKKPNVFILKYCLDKRTQRIIARLQNDFRMTNKYVTFSMYEKPKIPELKPTPVTTARTMNDRFKCLFTDLSREMDINAQNVDLTMELEHGTEKGVLETLTAEVENELCNP; encoded by the exons ATGGACCTATGTTATGTACCTCCACCTACCGACTGCAG GCGATTCTATACAGATCAATTTAACTAccattataattattattttaattgcaTCATGGAATACCAAAGTCGTTTGCGCAGTACCGGTGTAACGGATGAAGATGCGAGAAGTGCGAGATATGCAAGTCGCCGAGTCCGAGAAGATCAACCTCTCTACAAACCTCCGCAGGCTCAGGATTCCGAAGG GTATAAATCAGTTCGCGAAAGTCGAGACAGAGTGACTGCCATTCCCAAGAGTCGAAAACTTCATTCGAGCAGTAAAATCAAATCGTCTTCGCGTGATTTACGTGATAGGATCGGA TCGAAAAGAAGTTGTGAGCCTGAGCCTGACCGTGTGCCATATCAACCAGAACGGATAGTCATCAAACC GAAAATAGAATGCAGCACACCTTTTGAAGATTATGACCCCGAACAAAGCGattcaaatgaaattgaaacagaaGAACGCGATTTCAATCTCAACAATCGAAACGCTAAAAAACCTAATGTCTT tatcTTGAAGTACTGTTTGGACAAAAGAACTCAACGTATCATTGCCCGTTTGCAAAACGATTTCCGTATGACGAATAAGTACGTAACATTTTCTATGTACGAGAAACCTAAAATTCCGGAGCTGAAACCTACTCCAGTAACTACTGCTAGAACAATGAACGATCGTTTTAAATGCTTGTTCACTGACCTTTCGCGTGAAATGGATATAAACGCTCAAAATGTTGATCTCAC TATGGAACTCGAACACGGTACTGAAAAAGGAGTATTGGAGACTTTGACTGCTGAAGTTGAAAATGAGCTTTGTAACCCTTGA
- the LOC135846052 gene encoding ESF1 homolog translates to MNWYTVILVFHVLRLNLCVAALSPVCPERQFLNASGACVDCTVCKQTDKNIVLRQCTSFEDTICGSISDLNIDLPGIKVKSKYKNDISNQYLTIQTEAELSKDNITEILKKLSSPVESMNEASMDASNYYYYDDDDDEYPDEDNNTSTAAINSTSNLPTEKKPNSKPSKKDASSSAPSKPIQTLYPDLLNNDEVTVVDPDTLMKKPKKFKLKESTVKMNDHLLKIGDTKFKIGEEEKSNDGRWLQLSHPHIVNRTVYFDLAAEPAINKKGSTFFSSGEKLTDEEYAKEMSKLLNSTSVVLDEKDSNVQNHSIETNTQEDYPELRNLDDIDGAENDDDDDENEEDEEDEDAEDDSDDEDDDEPLNYNDILSNNNSASVEKQDFDMDDDYDLQESDYAERPFNMDIPSNDIIAEPFVESSVNWQILILVAAMSACLLFFIVISAYVCIYMRKRQHSKTTFIADVEDLSVRVNLMQHAAFEPDESSNIRNYITQLRRVKLISGKPPIYTRN, encoded by the exons ATGAATTGGTATACtgtaattttg GTGTTTCATGTATTGAGACTGAATTTGTGTGTGGCTGCTTTAAGTCCAGTTTGCCCCGAACGACAGTTTTTGAACGCCTCAGGAGCATGTGTCGACTGCACCGTATGCAAACAAACGGATAAAAATATCGTTCTACGGCAATGTACCTCGTTCGAAGATACGATATGTGGATCAATTTCCGATTTGAATATAGATTTACCTGGGATCAAGGTTAAATCGAAGTATAAAAATGATATCTCCAATCAGTACCTAACCATCCAAACCGAAGCCGAGCTGTCCAAAGATAATATCACCGAAATACTGAAAAAACTTTCCAGCCCGGTTGAATCTATGAACGAAGCATCGATGGATGCttctaattattattattacgacgacgacgacgatgaataTCCCGATGAAGATAATAATACCAGTACAGCTGCGATAAATTCTACTTCTAATCTTCCAACGGAGAAAAAACCGAACAGTAAACCTTCCAAGAAAGATGCTTCCAGCTCTGCACCTTCGAAACCGATTCAGACCTTGTATCCGGATCTTCTCAACAACGACGAAGTAACCGTCGTAGACCCTGATACTTTGATGAAGAAACCGAAGAAATTCAAACTCAAAGAAAGCACCGTAAAAATGAACGATCACTTGTTGAAAATCGGCGATACTAAATTCAAAATcggcgaagaagaaaaatccaACGATGGACGATGGTTGCAGCTATCCCATCCTCATATAGTTAACCGTACAGTCTACTTCGATTTGGCCGCAGAGCCGGCGATAAATAAAAAAGGATCTACGTTCTTCAGCTCTGGAGAAAAGTTAACCGATGAAGAATACGCCAAAGAAATGAGTAAACTTCTAAACTCAACATCAGTGGTGTTAGATGAGAAAGATTCCAACGTACAGAATCATTCCATTGAAACGAATACCCAAGAAGATTACCCCGAATTGAGAAATTTGGACGATATAGATGGTGCTGaaaatgacgacgacgatgacgagaacgaagaagatgaagaagatGAAGATGCCGAAGACGATAGTGAcgatgaagacgacgacgagCCCCTGAACTATAACGATATCTTATCCAATAATAATTCTGCCAGCGTTGAAAAACAAGATTTCGATATGGACGACGATTACGATCTGCAGGAAAGCGATTACGCGGAGAGGCCGTTCAATATGGACATACCCAGCAACGATATCATTGCTGAGCCATTCGTAGAATCTTCGGTAAACTGGCAGATACTGATTTTGGTCGCAGCCATGTCCGCTTGCTTGCTGTTTTTCATCGTTATTAGCGCTTACGTATGCATTTACATGAGAAAAAGACAACATTCCAAGACTACTTTTATAGCAG ATGTTGAAGATTTATCTGTACGTGTAAACCTTATGCAGCATGCTGCCTTCGAACCGGACGAATCGAGTAATATTAGAAATTACATCACGCAGTTGAGAA GAGTGAAATTAATCAGCGGAAAACCACCGATATACACTCGGAACTAA